One stretch of Thermus hydrothermalis DNA includes these proteins:
- the uvrB gene encoding excinuclease ABC subunit UvrB yields the protein MTFRYRGPEPKGDQPKAIGELVAALRDGERYLTLLGATGTGKTVTMAKVIEALGRPALVLAPNKILAAQLAAEFRELFPENAVEYFISYYDYYQPEAYVPGRDLYIEKDASINPEIERLRHSTTRSLLTRRDVIVVASVSAIYGLGDPREYRARNLVVERGMAYPREALLERLLELGYERNEIDLAPGRFRAKGEVLEIFPAYDTEPIRLELFGDEVERISQVHPITGERLRELPGFVLFPATHYLSPEGLEEILAEIRKELEERVRYFEERGEVLYAQRLKERTLYDLEMLRVMGTCPGVENYARYFTGKAPGEPPYTLLDYFPEDFLVFLDESHVTVPQLQGMYRGDYARKKTLVDYGFRLPSALDNRPLRFEEFLERVSQVVFVSATPGPFELAHSGRIVEQIIRPTGLLDPLVVVKPTENQILDLMEGIRERAQRGERTLVTVLTVRMAEELTSFLVEHGIRARYLHHELDAFERQALIRDLRLGHYDCLVGINLLREGLDIPEVSLVAILDADKTGFLRSERSLIQTIGRAARNARGEVWLYADQVSEAMERAIAETNRRRAIQEAYNREHGIVPETVRKEVRAVIRPEGYEEAALEPLWAEEDLKERIAELELAMWQAAEALDFERAARLRDELRALEARLQGIKAPEPVPGKRRRRKR from the coding sequence ATGACCTTCCGCTACCGGGGTCCTGAACCCAAGGGGGACCAGCCCAAGGCCATCGGGGAGCTGGTGGCGGCTTTAAGGGATGGAGAGCGCTACCTGACCCTCCTCGGGGCCACGGGCACGGGGAAGACGGTGACCATGGCCAAGGTCATAGAGGCCCTGGGCCGCCCCGCCTTGGTCCTCGCCCCCAACAAGATCCTGGCGGCGCAGCTCGCCGCGGAGTTCCGGGAGCTTTTCCCGGAGAACGCCGTGGAGTACTTCATCAGCTACTACGACTACTACCAGCCCGAGGCCTACGTGCCGGGCCGGGACCTCTACATAGAGAAGGACGCTAGCATCAACCCCGAGATTGAGCGCCTAAGGCACTCCACCACCCGAAGCCTCCTCACCCGGCGGGACGTGATCGTGGTGGCCTCGGTTTCCGCCATCTACGGCCTGGGGGACCCTCGGGAGTACCGGGCGCGGAACCTAGTGGTGGAGCGGGGCATGGCCTACCCCAGGGAGGCCCTTTTGGAGCGCCTCTTGGAGCTGGGCTACGAGCGGAACGAGATTGACCTGGCCCCGGGCCGCTTCCGGGCCAAGGGGGAGGTCTTGGAGATCTTCCCCGCGTACGACACCGAGCCCATCCGGCTGGAGCTTTTTGGGGACGAGGTGGAGCGCATCAGCCAGGTCCACCCCATCACGGGGGAGCGGCTTCGGGAGCTTCCCGGCTTCGTGCTCTTCCCCGCCACCCACTACCTCTCCCCGGAGGGTCTGGAGGAGATCCTGGCCGAGATCCGCAAGGAGCTGGAGGAAAGGGTCCGCTACTTTGAGGAGCGGGGGGAGGTCCTCTACGCCCAGCGCCTCAAGGAGCGCACCCTTTACGACCTGGAGATGCTCAGGGTCATGGGGACCTGCCCAGGGGTGGAGAACTACGCCCGCTACTTCACGGGCAAGGCCCCGGGGGAGCCCCCTTACACCCTTCTGGACTACTTCCCCGAGGACTTCCTGGTCTTCCTGGACGAGTCCCACGTGACCGTGCCCCAGCTCCAGGGGATGTACCGGGGGGATTACGCCCGCAAGAAGACCCTGGTGGACTACGGCTTCCGCCTGCCCAGCGCCCTGGACAACCGCCCCTTGCGCTTTGAGGAGTTCTTGGAGCGGGTTTCCCAGGTGGTCTTCGTCTCCGCCACCCCCGGGCCCTTTGAGCTCGCCCACTCGGGCCGCATCGTGGAGCAGATCATCCGCCCCACGGGGCTTCTGGACCCCTTGGTGGTGGTGAAGCCCACGGAGAACCAGATCCTGGACCTCATGGAGGGGATCCGGGAAAGGGCGCAAAGGGGGGAGCGCACCCTGGTCACGGTGCTCACCGTGCGCATGGCGGAGGAGCTCACGAGCTTTTTGGTGGAGCACGGCATCCGCGCCCGCTACCTCCACCACGAGCTGGACGCCTTTGAGCGCCAGGCCCTCATCCGGGACCTCCGGCTAGGCCACTACGACTGCCTGGTGGGCATCAACCTGTTGCGGGAGGGCCTGGACATCCCCGAGGTTTCCCTGGTGGCCATCCTGGACGCCGACAAGACGGGCTTTTTGCGGAGCGAACGGAGCCTCATCCAGACCATTGGCCGGGCGGCGCGGAACGCCCGGGGGGAGGTGTGGCTCTACGCCGACCAGGTGTCCGAGGCCATGGAAAGGGCCATCGCCGAGACCAACCGCAGGCGGGCCATCCAGGAGGCCTACAACCGGGAGCACGGCATCGTGCCCGAAACGGTGAGGAAGGAGGTGCGGGCGGTGATCCGCCCCGAGGGGTACGAGGAGGCCGCCTTGGAGCCCCTTTGGGCGGAGGAGGACCTGAAGGAGCGCATCGCCGAGCTGGAGCTCGCCATGTGGCAGGCGGCGGAGGCCTTGGACTTTGAGCGGGCGGCGAGGCTTCGGGACGAGCTTCGGGCCCTCGAGGCCCGCCTCCAAGGGATCAAGGCCCCCGAGCCCGTGCCGGGGAAGAGGAGGCGGAGGAAGCGCTAA
- the glmS gene encoding glutamine--fructose-6-phosphate transaminase (isomerizing), whose product MCGIVGYVGFRNATDVLVDGLRRLEYRGYDSAGVAVRTEEGLRVAKRSGKLSALEALLKEERLEGTLGVGHTRWATHGAPTDPNAHPHTTEDGKIAVIHNGIVENYLELKEALLARGHRFSSETDSEVLAHLVEEKYQGDLFQALREALKEVRGAYALVVVHEDHEEIVAARTVSPLVVGLGEGENFLASDVPALLPYTRRVIFLHDGDLVRLSREGVEITDLAGNPVAREVVEVDWTLEAAEKGGFPHYMLKEIYEQPWVLENTLGGRLREEEGDVALGLALDPREVERVHFIACGTAAYAGWYGKYLMEILARIPAEWEVASEYRYRDPVVDGKTLAVAISQSGETIDTLEGVREAKAKGARTLGIINAKGSSITREVEEVLYIHAGPEIGVASTKAYTAMLAAMALLALRFARARGTLPKEAAQGLIREMRKLPRLVEEALEKRPIVAHIAEKYHQAQDFLFLGRHVQAPTAYEGALKLKEISYIHAEAYPAGEMKHGPIALIDERLPVVVLATRGPLYEKTLSNIQEVRARGGKVIAVATEGDEEIRKLAQDVIYVPEVHPLLAPIVSVVPLQLLAYEVAVLLGRDVDQPRNLAKSVTVE is encoded by the coding sequence ATGTGCGGCATTGTGGGCTATGTGGGCTTTCGCAACGCCACGGACGTGCTGGTGGACGGTCTAAGGCGCCTGGAGTACCGGGGGTACGATTCCGCCGGGGTGGCGGTGAGGACGGAAGAGGGGCTTAGGGTAGCGAAGCGCTCGGGGAAGCTTTCTGCCCTCGAGGCCCTCCTCAAGGAGGAGCGCCTGGAGGGCACCCTGGGGGTGGGGCACACCCGCTGGGCCACCCACGGGGCCCCCACCGACCCCAACGCCCACCCCCACACCACGGAAGACGGCAAGATCGCCGTCATCCATAACGGCATCGTGGAGAACTATTTAGAGCTCAAGGAAGCCCTCCTCGCCCGGGGGCACCGCTTCAGCTCGGAGACAGATAGCGAAGTCCTCGCCCACCTGGTGGAGGAAAAGTACCAAGGGGACCTTTTCCAGGCCCTGCGGGAAGCCCTCAAGGAGGTGCGGGGCGCCTACGCCCTCGTGGTGGTCCACGAGGACCACGAGGAGATCGTGGCCGCCCGCACCGTGAGCCCCCTGGTGGTGGGCCTAGGGGAAGGGGAGAACTTCCTGGCCTCGGACGTGCCCGCCCTCCTCCCCTATACCCGCAGGGTCATCTTCCTCCACGATGGGGACCTGGTGCGCCTAAGCCGGGAAGGGGTGGAGATCACGGACCTCGCCGGAAACCCGGTGGCCCGGGAGGTGGTGGAGGTTGACTGGACCCTCGAGGCCGCCGAGAAGGGAGGCTTCCCCCATTACATGCTCAAGGAGATTTACGAGCAGCCCTGGGTCCTGGAAAACACCCTGGGGGGGCGCCTGAGGGAAGAGGAAGGGGACGTGGCGCTTGGCCTCGCCCTGGACCCCAGGGAGGTGGAAAGGGTCCACTTCATCGCCTGCGGCACCGCCGCCTACGCCGGCTGGTACGGGAAGTACCTCATGGAGATCCTCGCCCGCATCCCGGCGGAGTGGGAGGTGGCGAGCGAGTACCGCTACCGCGACCCCGTGGTGGACGGGAAGACCCTGGCCGTGGCCATCAGCCAGTCCGGGGAAACCATTGACACCCTGGAGGGCGTCCGCGAGGCCAAGGCCAAGGGAGCCCGCACCCTAGGGATCATCAACGCCAAGGGCTCCAGCATCACCCGGGAGGTAGAGGAGGTGCTTTACATCCACGCCGGGCCCGAGATCGGCGTGGCCTCCACCAAGGCCTACACCGCCATGCTGGCCGCCATGGCCCTCTTGGCCCTGCGCTTTGCCCGGGCCCGGGGCACCTTGCCCAAGGAAGCGGCCCAGGGCCTCATCCGGGAGATGCGCAAGCTCCCCCGCCTGGTGGAGGAGGCCCTGGAGAAAAGGCCCATCGTGGCCCACATCGCCGAGAAGTACCACCAGGCCCAGGACTTCCTCTTCCTGGGCCGCCACGTCCAGGCCCCCACCGCCTACGAAGGCGCTTTGAAGCTCAAGGAGATCAGCTACATCCACGCCGAGGCCTACCCCGCCGGGGAGATGAAGCACGGGCCCATCGCCCTCATTGACGAGCGCCTCCCCGTGGTGGTCCTGGCCACCCGTGGACCCCTTTACGAGAAGACCCTTTCCAACATCCAGGAGGTGCGGGCCCGGGGTGGAAAGGTGATCGCCGTGGCCACGGAAGGGGACGAGGAGATCCGAAAGCTTGCCCAGGACGTGATCTACGTCCCCGAGGTCCACCCCCTCCTCGCCCCTATCGTGAGCGTGGTGCCCCTGCAACTCCTGGCTTACGAGGTGGCGGTGCTCCTGGGCCGGGACGTGGACCAACCTCGGAACTTGGCCAAGAGCGTCACGGTGGAGTAA
- the rpsR gene encoding 30S ribosomal protein S18 — protein MSTKNAKPTKKEAQRRPSRKAKVKATLGEFDLKDYRNVEVLKRFLSETGKILPRRRTGLSAKEQRILAKTIKRARILGLLPFTEKLVRK, from the coding sequence TTGAGCACGAAAAACGCTAAACCCACCAAGAAGGAGGCGCAGCGGCGCCCCTCCCGGAAGGCCAAGGTGAAGGCCACCCTGGGAGAGTTTGACCTGAAGGACTACCGGAACGTGGAGGTTTTAAAGCGGTTCCTGTCGGAGACGGGGAAGATCCTTCCCCGCCGCCGCACGGGGCTTAGCGCCAAGGAGCAGCGGATCCTGGCCAAGACCATCAAGCGGGCCAGGATTTTGGGGCTTCTTCCCTTCACGGAGAAGCTGGTGCGCAAGTAG
- a CDS encoding S-layer homology domain-containing protein, with translation MKKRLVVLLAGLLTVLSMGFGLAQFSDVPAGHWAKEAVESLAAKGIIVGFPDGTYRGNETLTRYQAALLIYRLLQQIEEELKAKGESPTMEAMSSEDLEALKNAVQELAAELAALGVRVSALEDSAATKEDIARLEALIEELKAQPAPEPGMDAAALQDLADRVEAASIAADTALAQAQQLAEQLDALAQDVEGVKGDLSALGTQVEANAQAIQALNELAVLLNQDVLALQDRVTALEKLVSGGAELPDLEQFASKEDVAAVQEFAAALRSDLVGLSEKVGALTERVSGLEGQLKELSKVQYSISGSLTATYGYTQATGQDFDVDRLFPGNKLSSGVGEGDNTNGRRRPAVRRGDFNNQDFTDLGGTLNFSVKGQGVEATVETGFSLTPFNVNVDKAQVKTSVDGQPLTVTLQDGDHTFRFNPYLFSNERDDGTAVPRYGLTAVLEANKLPLNPTLTLVVGAGATSEPRLAQGNNVVYGAYGPVLDGNYFGARVQLDAFGLKPAFSVAGQWNGGNNRTAFGVDVSGKLLDLVSLEGAFVRSYQAVIPFDVNTATYDDAAYIKGGLEASLGGIGLNLSANYRKIDPGFENGVAGMSADHAYYYFGVNPGSDGKGGAPFDANNRGFGVEGSVKLPFLGGLEVRGFFDRSEAVDGTVSQLAYLQRALAAQAWSVGTTLNLFSGLRLEGWFSDVQVGPNLSSLNRYPGVLGDQAGLFEGTYNFYLYGSRDERWSSGFGVQLVHDGKAKDALLSGLDVTAGFRRYYHPATNAYDMQDILVAGQYSLKLGPISATPFARYRIFAQQGTNSTYQNYSDNQSLPPGTPATVSVYDYTTYKIGATVSTDPLAIPLKPSLAGAAAYRVVDITEPAGVNDAKETFWRLQLSLNEFLFQGSRFSVGYAWYRGENVVTPDVPSTVPARGYTSNLTAFDDRVFAYPGQVQYPWNLTALGTATGVVRGWYAEWTFSGLEVAAGIFDLLDASDTVQSTGAGFKVSYTVKF, from the coding sequence ATGAAGAAGAGGCTAGTGGTACTTCTGGCAGGGCTCTTGACCGTGCTCTCCATGGGCTTCGGTCTGGCCCAGTTCTCCGATGTGCCCGCTGGGCACTGGGCCAAGGAGGCCGTGGAGAGCCTGGCGGCCAAGGGCATCATCGTGGGCTTCCCCGACGGTACCTACCGGGGGAACGAGACCCTGACCCGCTACCAGGCGGCTCTCCTCATCTACCGCCTCCTGCAGCAGATTGAGGAGGAGCTGAAGGCCAAGGGCGAATCCCCCACCATGGAGGCCATGTCCTCCGAGGACCTGGAGGCCCTGAAGAACGCCGTGCAGGAGCTCGCTGCTGAGCTCGCCGCCTTGGGTGTGCGGGTTTCCGCCCTGGAGGATAGCGCCGCCACCAAGGAGGACATCGCCCGCCTCGAGGCCCTGATTGAGGAGCTGAAGGCCCAGCCGGCCCCCGAGCCCGGCATGGACGCCGCCGCCCTCCAGGACCTCGCCGACCGGGTGGAGGCTGCCTCCATCGCCGCCGACACCGCCTTGGCCCAGGCCCAGCAGCTTGCCGAGCAGCTGGACGCCTTGGCCCAGGACGTGGAGGGCGTGAAGGGCGACCTCTCCGCCCTCGGCACCCAGGTGGAGGCCAACGCCCAGGCCATCCAGGCCCTGAACGAGCTCGCCGTCCTCCTCAACCAGGACGTGCTGGCCCTGCAGGACCGGGTGACCGCCCTGGAAAAGTTGGTCTCCGGCGGCGCTGAGCTTCCCGACCTGGAGCAGTTCGCCTCCAAGGAGGACGTGGCCGCCGTCCAGGAGTTCGCCGCCGCCCTCCGCTCTGACCTGGTGGGGCTTTCCGAGAAGGTGGGGGCCCTCACCGAGCGGGTTTCCGGCCTCGAGGGGCAACTCAAAGAACTCTCCAAGGTGCAGTACTCCATCTCCGGCAGCCTCACCGCCACCTACGGTTACACGCAGGCCACGGGGCAGGACTTTGACGTGGACCGCCTCTTCCCGGGCAACAAGCTGAGCTCGGGTGTGGGAGAGGGTGACAACACCAATGGCCGTCGGCGCCCTGCGGTCCGCAGGGGCGACTTCAACAACCAAGACTTCACCGACCTGGGTGGCACCCTCAACTTCTCCGTGAAGGGCCAGGGGGTAGAGGCCACGGTGGAAACGGGCTTCTCCCTCACGCCCTTCAATGTGAACGTGGATAAGGCCCAGGTGAAGACCAGCGTGGATGGCCAGCCCCTTACCGTTACCCTGCAGGATGGGGACCACACTTTCCGCTTCAACCCCTACCTCTTTAGCAACGAGCGGGATGACGGCACGGCGGTACCTCGCTACGGGCTCACGGCTGTCTTGGAGGCTAACAAGCTTCCCTTGAACCCCACCTTGACCTTGGTGGTGGGTGCGGGGGCTACCTCTGAGCCTCGCTTGGCGCAAGGGAACAATGTAGTGTATGGGGCCTATGGTCCCGTTTTGGACGGCAACTACTTCGGTGCCCGGGTTCAGCTGGATGCCTTTGGGCTGAAGCCCGCCTTCTCCGTGGCCGGGCAGTGGAACGGTGGCAACAACCGCACCGCTTTCGGTGTGGACGTGAGCGGGAAGCTTTTGGACCTGGTGAGCCTCGAGGGTGCCTTCGTCCGTTCCTACCAGGCCGTGATACCCTTTGACGTGAACACGGCTACCTACGACGACGCTGCTTACATCAAGGGTGGCCTAGAGGCGAGCCTGGGGGGCATCGGGCTTAACCTCTCCGCCAACTACCGGAAGATTGACCCCGGCTTTGAAAACGGTGTGGCGGGCATGTCCGCCGACCACGCCTACTACTACTTTGGCGTGAACCCCGGTTCTGATGGGAAGGGTGGGGCTCCCTTTGACGCCAACAACCGGGGCTTTGGGGTGGAAGGGTCGGTGAAGCTCCCCTTCCTGGGTGGGCTGGAGGTCCGGGGCTTTTTTGACCGCTCCGAAGCGGTGGACGGTACGGTGTCCCAACTTGCTTATCTGCAGCGGGCTTTGGCGGCCCAGGCCTGGAGCGTGGGGACTACCCTAAACCTCTTCTCGGGCCTCCGCTTGGAGGGTTGGTTCAGCGATGTGCAGGTGGGGCCGAATCTCAGCAGCCTCAACCGCTACCCTGGCGTGTTGGGAGACCAGGCGGGGCTCTTTGAGGGCACCTACAACTTCTACCTCTACGGTAGCCGCGACGAGCGCTGGTCCAGTGGCTTTGGCGTCCAGCTGGTCCACGATGGCAAGGCGAAGGATGCCCTGCTTTCGGGTCTGGACGTGACCGCCGGCTTCCGCCGCTACTACCACCCGGCGACCAACGCTTACGATATGCAGGACATCCTGGTGGCGGGGCAGTACAGCCTCAAGCTTGGTCCCATCAGCGCCACGCCCTTCGCCCGTTATCGCATCTTTGCTCAGCAGGGCACCAATAGCACCTACCAGAACTACTCGGATAACCAGTCACTTCCCCCCGGTACCCCTGCTACGGTTAGTGTCTACGATTACACCACCTACAAGATCGGGGCTACGGTAAGCACCGATCCCTTGGCAATTCCCTTGAAGCCCTCCTTGGCCGGAGCCGCGGCGTACAGGGTGGTGGACATTACGGAGCCCGCTGGCGTCAATGATGCCAAGGAGACCTTCTGGCGCCTCCAGCTGAGCCTGAACGAATTCCTCTTCCAGGGGAGCAGGTTCAGCGTGGGTTACGCCTGGTACCGGGGTGAGAATGTGGTAACTCCGGATGTGCCCTCCACGGTTCCGGCTCGGGGGTACACCAGCAACCTCACCGCCTTTGATGACCGGGTCTTCGCCTACCCGGGCCAGGTGCAGTACCCCTGGAACCTGACGGCTTTGGGCACTGCCACGGGTGTGGTCCGGGGCTGGTACGCGGAGTGGACCTTCTCCGGCCTGGAGGTGGCCGCGGGCATCTTTGACCTGCTGGACGCTAGCGACACCGTCCAGTCCACCGGGGCGGGCTTCAAGGTAAGCTACACCGTGAAGTTCTAA
- a CDS encoding single-stranded DNA-binding protein, with amino-acid sequence MARGLNRVYLIGSLTSRPDMRYTPGGLAILELNLAGQDTLWDESGQERELPWYHRVRLLGRQAEMWGDVLERGQLLFVEGRLEYRQWERDGEKRSEVQVRADFIDPLDARGRETQEDAKSQPRLRHALNQVVLMGNLTRDPELRYTPQGTAVARLGLAVNERRRGGGAEEEKTHFIEVQAWRDLAEWAGELRKGDGLLVIGRLVNDSWTSSSGERRFQTRVEALRLERPTRGPAQTGGSRPQPVQTGGVDIDEGLEDFPPEEDLPF; translated from the coding sequence ATGGCAAGAGGCCTGAACCGCGTATACCTCATCGGCTCCCTCACTTCCCGGCCGGACATGCGCTATACCCCGGGTGGGCTCGCCATCCTGGAGCTCAACCTGGCCGGGCAGGACACCCTTTGGGACGAGTCCGGCCAGGAACGGGAACTCCCCTGGTACCACCGGGTGCGGCTTCTGGGCCGCCAGGCGGAGATGTGGGGGGATGTCTTGGAAAGGGGCCAGCTCCTCTTCGTGGAGGGGCGGCTGGAGTACCGCCAGTGGGAGCGGGACGGGGAGAAGCGGAGCGAAGTGCAGGTGCGGGCCGACTTCATTGACCCCTTGGACGCCCGCGGGCGGGAAACCCAAGAGGACGCCAAGAGCCAGCCAAGGCTCCGCCACGCCCTGAACCAGGTGGTCCTCATGGGCAACCTCACCCGGGACCCCGAGCTCCGCTACACCCCCCAGGGGACGGCGGTGGCCCGGCTGGGCCTGGCGGTGAACGAGCGCCGCCGGGGAGGTGGGGCCGAGGAGGAGAAGACCCACTTCATAGAGGTTCAGGCCTGGCGCGACCTGGCCGAGTGGGCCGGGGAGCTGAGGAAGGGCGATGGGCTTTTGGTGATCGGCCGTTTGGTGAACGACTCCTGGACGAGCTCCAGCGGGGAAAGGCGCTTCCAGACCCGCGTGGAAGCCCTCCGCTTGGAGCGACCCACCCGTGGGCCTGCCCAGACCGGCGGAAGCAGGCCCCAACCGGTCCAGACGGGTGGGGTGGACATTGACGAGGGACTCGAGGACTTCCCGCCGGAGGAGGATTTGCCGTTTTGA
- the rpsF gene encoding 30S ribosomal protein S6 — translation MRRYEVNIILNPNLEQSQLALEKEIIAKALEAFGAQVLKVEEWGVRRLAYPIAKDPQGYFLFFQVEMPEDRVNDLARELRIRDNVRRVMVVKAQEPLLSKA, via the coding sequence ATGCGCAGGTACGAGGTGAACATCATTCTTAACCCCAACCTGGAGCAAAGCCAGCTCGCCCTGGAGAAGGAGATCATCGCCAAGGCCCTCGAGGCCTTTGGGGCGCAGGTTTTGAAGGTGGAAGAGTGGGGGGTGCGGCGCCTAGCCTACCCCATCGCCAAGGACCCCCAAGGGTACTTCCTCTTCTTCCAGGTGGAGATGCCCGAGGACCGGGTGAACGACCTGGCCCGGGAGCTCCGGATCCGCGACAACGTGCGCCGGGTCATGGTGGTTAAGGCCCAGGAGCCCCTCCTCAGCAAGGCGTAA
- a CDS encoding HD domain-containing phosphohydrolase, whose protein sequence is MAQGVLELKRLQALAQAWRLLAPLERREAVFRQVVEAAKAQTRAVSVLLFLYRPEEDVLELVAAEGLSRDRVGFRLPRGKGVSWVVLESGEPLYIPDVSQDPRVVFLTGHPQPGVYLGVPLRDPEGRVLGVLSMDTAGGVGEILPEERFWLQALAEAAGVVLGRIAALEKAREETERTQALLELSLALESARDPLVMAQEALETLLKLTPYHGGALYLFQGGRVRPAVVAGRYPPGFPRLYVEHPIRFGEGLLGHPRLWEGPIYVEDYATFPGALRPYAEAGLRSALLVPLKPEGRRYGVLALGSFGERVPYRGEDEAVLQMVAKRLEEALERLFHLRVLRATREAALKALSRVLEYRDLETQGHTERVAELSLRLGRALGFPDLEGLRLGAYFHDLGKLALPDEILRKPAALSTGEWKVVKTHPEVGLEILRNLPFLPQTALNVVLYHHERFDGSGYPFGLKGEAIPLEARIFAVVDVYDALVSERPYKRAWTKEKALEELRAQAGKSLDPEVVAKFLEIV, encoded by the coding sequence ATGGCCCAAGGGGTGCTGGAGCTAAAACGCCTGCAGGCTCTGGCGCAAGCCTGGCGGCTTCTAGCCCCTCTAGAGCGGCGGGAAGCGGTGTTCCGCCAGGTGGTGGAGGCCGCTAAGGCCCAGACCCGGGCGGTTTCCGTCCTGCTCTTCCTGTACCGGCCGGAGGAGGACGTTCTGGAACTGGTGGCGGCGGAGGGGCTTTCCCGGGATCGGGTGGGTTTTCGTTTGCCGCGTGGCAAAGGGGTTTCCTGGGTAGTTTTGGAAAGCGGGGAGCCCCTCTATATACCCGATGTTTCCCAAGACCCCAGGGTGGTTTTCCTAACCGGTCACCCGCAGCCTGGGGTTTACCTAGGGGTTCCCCTTCGGGACCCGGAGGGTAGGGTGCTGGGGGTGCTTTCCATGGACACCGCTGGGGGGGTAGGGGAGATCCTTCCCGAGGAGCGGTTCTGGCTCCAGGCCCTGGCGGAGGCTGCGGGGGTGGTTCTGGGCCGCATAGCGGCTTTGGAGAAGGCCCGGGAGGAGACGGAACGCACCCAGGCTCTTCTGGAGCTTTCCCTCGCCCTAGAAAGCGCTCGGGATCCGCTCGTGATGGCCCAGGAGGCCTTGGAGACCCTGCTCAAGCTAACCCCCTACCACGGGGGAGCTCTTTACCTTTTCCAAGGGGGGCGGGTGCGGCCGGCAGTGGTGGCGGGCCGCTACCCCCCGGGCTTCCCCCGGCTCTATGTGGAGCACCCCATCCGCTTCGGCGAGGGGCTTCTGGGCCACCCCCGGCTTTGGGAAGGGCCCATCTATGTGGAGGACTACGCCACGTTTCCCGGGGCCTTGAGGCCCTATGCGGAAGCGGGGTTGCGCTCGGCCCTCCTGGTACCCCTGAAGCCCGAGGGGCGGCGATACGGGGTGCTGGCTCTGGGCTCTTTTGGCGAGCGGGTGCCCTACCGTGGGGAGGACGAGGCGGTTTTGCAGATGGTGGCCAAGCGGCTGGAGGAGGCTTTGGAGCGGCTTTTCCACCTGCGGGTCCTGAGGGCCACGCGGGAGGCGGCCCTAAAGGCGCTTTCCCGGGTTCTGGAGTACCGGGACCTGGAAACCCAGGGGCACACGGAGCGGGTGGCGGAGCTTTCCCTTCGCTTGGGCCGGGCTTTGGGGTTCCCGGACCTCGAGGGCCTCCGCCTGGGCGCCTACTTCCACGACCTGGGCAAGCTGGCCCTGCCCGACGAGATCCTGCGCAAGCCCGCCGCCCTTTCCACGGGGGAGTGGAAGGTGGTGAAAACCCATCCCGAGGTGGGCTTGGAGATCCTGCGGAACCTCCCCTTTCTCCCCCAGACCGCTCTAAATGTGGTCCTCTACCATCATGAGCGCTTTGACGGCTCCGGCTACCCCTTTGGCCTAAAGGGGGAGGCCATTCCCTTGGAGGCCCGTATCTTCGCCGTGGTGGACGTCTACGATGCCCTGGTGTCCGAGCGCCCTTACAAGCGGGCCTGGACGAAGGAGAAGGCCTTGGAAGAGCTCCGGGCCCAGGCGGGGAAGAGCCTGGACCCGGAGGTGGTGGCGAAATTTCTGGAGATTGTCTAG
- the rplI gene encoding 50S ribosomal protein L9, protein MKVILLEPLENLGDVGQVVNVKPGYARNYLLPRGLAVLATESNLKALEAKIRAQAKRLAERKAEAERLKEILENLTLTIPVRAGENKIYGSVTAKDIAEALARQHGITIDPKRLALERPIKELGEYVLTYKPHPEVPIQLKVSVVAQ, encoded by the coding sequence ATGAAGGTCATCCTGCTAGAACCCCTGGAGAACCTGGGCGATGTGGGCCAGGTGGTGAACGTCAAGCCCGGCTACGCCAGGAACTACTTGTTGCCTAGGGGCCTCGCCGTCTTGGCCACGGAGAGCAACCTGAAGGCCTTGGAGGCCAAGATCCGCGCCCAGGCCAAGCGCCTGGCGGAGCGCAAGGCGGAGGCGGAGCGGCTTAAGGAGATCCTGGAGAACCTCACCCTCACCATCCCGGTGCGGGCGGGGGAGAACAAGATCTATGGCTCCGTCACCGCCAAGGACATCGCCGAGGCCCTGGCCCGCCAGCACGGCATCACCATTGACCCCAAGCGCCTCGCCCTGGAGCGGCCCATCAAGGAACTCGGGGAGTATGTCCTCACCTACAAGCCCCACCCCGAGGTGCCCATCCAGCTCAAGGTGAGCGTGGTGGCCCAGTAG